In Sorangium aterium, the genomic stretch CCGCCCTCGGCCAGTCCGATTTTCGCGAGCTCCGCCGCGCGGGCGCGGGTTATGTCGACAAGACCCCCTTCCTGGGACAGCTCCTCGCCGATCCTGCGCAGGTCGTCCTGTTCCCGCGGCCGCGCCGCTTCGGAAAGACACTGAACCTCTCCACCCTCGCGTATTTCCTCGGGAAGCGCGACGAGGACCTCTCCCCGCTGTTCCAGGATCTCGCCGTCTGGAACGACCCGGCGGCCCGCGAGCATTTCCAGCGGTACCCCGTCCTCTTTCTGACGTTCAAGGACATCAAGACCCTCTCCTACGAGACCACGCTGGACGCGATCCGTACCGAGGTGCAGCGCCTCTACAGCCAGCATCAACACCTGCTGAAGAGCGACGCGCTCCGCCCCGATGAGCGGCGACACTACGAGCACATGCTCCTCGGAGAGATCTCCGAGGAAGACTGCCGTGGCTCACTGAGAGAGCTCTCCGATACCTCGCGCGCCACCACGGCCAGAAGGTGGCCATCCTGATCGACGAGTACGACACCCCCATCCAGTCCGGTTACCTGAACGGCTTCTTCGACGAGGTGACGCTGTTCTTCCGGAACTTCTTCTCTGCCGCCTTCAAGGACAACCCCTCTCTCTTCAAGGGGGCGCTCACGGGGGTGCTGCGGGTCGCCCGGGAGAACC encodes the following:
- a CDS encoding AAA family ATPase translates to MTRRGRPGTVPARPGSADTITSSDSPLRAASRHALVPALGQSDFRELRRAGAGYVDKTPFLGQLLADPAQVVLFPRPRRFGKTLNLSTLAYFLGKRDEDLSPLFQDLAVWNDPAAREHFQRYPVLFLTFKDIKTLSYETTLDAIRTEVQRLYSQHQHLLKSDALRPDERRHYEHMLLGEISEEDCRGSLRELSDTSRATTARRWPS